One window from the genome of Paracoccus zhejiangensis encodes:
- a CDS encoding glycoside hydrolase family 3 N-terminal domain-containing protein, producing MSHSATILGGIAGTELSAAERDFFRSADPWGFILFARNVESPEQLRRLTGDLREAVGRDAVITVDQEGGRVQRLRAPHWAEWLPPLEQAGAGERAMWLSYRLIGAELKAVGIDSDCAPTLDIAGPTTHPFLRNRCLGEDPATIARLGRAVADGLLAAGVLPVMKHMPGHGRTLVDSHHETPLLDAPLAELDETDFAPFRMLNDLPMGMTAHIRVPSSGDDRPATSSPAVIRLIRERIGFDGLLMTDDITMQALKGTEAERAASAIAAGVDLVLHCNKTVPEMELVVAAAGAMTADATRRAEVALAMRRAPEAADEAALMAEYRALVPGTAMA from the coding sequence ATGAGCCACAGCGCCACGATTCTCGGCGGCATCGCCGGGACCGAGCTTTCGGCAGCCGAGCGGGATTTCTTTCGCTCGGCCGATCCCTGGGGGTTCATCCTCTTCGCCCGCAATGTCGAAAGCCCCGAGCAGCTGCGCCGCCTGACCGGCGATCTGCGCGAGGCCGTGGGCCGCGATGCGGTCATCACCGTCGACCAGGAGGGCGGACGGGTGCAGCGCCTGCGCGCGCCGCATTGGGCCGAATGGCTGCCGCCGCTGGAACAGGCCGGGGCGGGCGAACGCGCGATGTGGCTGAGCTATCGGCTGATCGGCGCGGAACTCAAGGCCGTGGGCATCGACAGCGATTGCGCGCCCACGCTGGATATTGCCGGGCCGACCACGCATCCGTTCCTGCGCAACCGCTGTCTGGGCGAGGACCCGGCGACCATCGCCCGGCTTGGCCGCGCCGTGGCCGACGGGTTGCTGGCCGCGGGCGTCCTGCCGGTGATGAAGCACATGCCGGGCCATGGCCGCACGCTGGTCGACAGCCATCACGAGACGCCCCTGCTGGATGCGCCGCTGGCCGAATTGGACGAGACCGACTTCGCCCCCTTCCGGATGCTGAACGACCTGCCGATGGGCATGACTGCGCATATCCGCGTGCCCTCCAGCGGCGATGACCGCCCGGCGACCTCCTCGCCGGCGGTGATCCGGCTCATTCGCGAGCGGATCGGCTTTGACGGGTTGCTGATGACCGATGACATCACCATGCAGGCGCTGAAAGGGACCGAGGCAGAACGTGCCGCCTCGGCCATCGCCGCCGGGGTCGACCTGGTTTTGCATTGCAACAAGACCGTGCCCGAGATGGAGCTGGTCGTGGCCGCAGCTGGTGCGATGACGGCTGATGCTACCCGCCGGGCCGAGGTCGCGCTGGCCATGCGCCGCGCGCCGGAGGCAGCGGATGAGGCGGCACTCATGGCGGAGTATCGGGCGCTGGTGCCGGGAACGGCGATGGCCTGA